CGACTAAATGACCAGCCGACGCACAAGGGGGGGTTATGAACAAAAGTGTCGTCGAGAATCTGCGACGGGTCGAGCTGTTGAGCGGTCTGAGTGATGAAGAGTTGTTGCAGATTGCCACTATCTGCAAGGTGAGACGGCTTGCCGGCGGCCAGCACGTATTTAACGAAGGTGATGAGGGTGACGAGCTGTTCGTCATTCACGAGGGTTGTGTGCGCATTGTGATCAACACTCGTGGCCCTGACGGAACATTCACGCCTTCAACCATCAATCTGCTCTACAGCGGCCAGAGCTTTGGTGAGATGGTGCTCCTCGGTGGTGCTACTCGCTCCGCAACGGTGGTCTGTGTTGATCCATGCGTATTACTGGTCATTCGTGAACGCGATTTTGCCGCGTTATGCGAACGCAACCCGCGGATCGGGTATCTGGTGATGCGCAATATGGCTGCCGATCTCGCGTATAAACTCCGCTCATCGAATTTACTTCTCCGCGGCAATATTCGCTGGCAGCAGGGTGAGCTTGGTAAGCGTTGAATGGCATGGTTGAATGGCATGACATGCGCCGGATCGTGAGCACGGCTGGTGCGGCAGCCATGCTGCCGCACTCCAAAAACTGCGACGTGCGCATGATAAACGAGCAAGATCACCAATCTAACGTAACGATGATGGGGATCACCTGTATGTTACAGATAGACAGGTGCCGTAGGGGCGGGTTGAGAACCCGCCCCTACGCGATCTCCCCGGCGTAGCGGCAGCCAGAGGCGTTGGAACGCGGTTTGGATGGCGTAACGGGTCAATGTCCGTCGCAATGCCTGACGACGGTCTTCGGTTGGCACACGGGTCACCGCACCACGGCGGTAACGCTCGGCAACGCAGGCAGTTGCAATACCGTAAATGGTCGTTGCGTGTTCTGGAAACAGATGTGCCAGACGTTGTGCATATTCCGCCGGCGTCTCTGCGGGGTGTTGAGGCAGACCGGCAATATTGGCCAGCCAGCCCATCTCTGCATAGGCCGCAGCAAACAGGCGGAGACCGCGCAATTCGCGCGCAAGCCACAACCGGACGCTGAGCATAATCAGGCCAATCCCCATCAGTATAACCAGTACCACCGAAAACCAGCCGGTCAGGGGCGGGCTGAGAACCCTGGGCGGGTTTAGACCCCACGGTGGGTTTAGAACCCTGGGCGGGTTGAGAACCCGCCCCTACCGGGCAGGTTTGGAACCCGCCCCTACGCGATCTCCCCGGCGTAGTGGCAGCCAGAGGCGTTGGAAGGCGGTTTGGATGGCGTAACGAGTCAGTGCCCGTCGCAATGCCTGACGACGGTCTTCGGTTGGCACGCGGGTCACCGCACCACGGCGATAACGCTCGGCAATGTAGGCGGTTGCGATACCGTGAATGGTCGTTGCGTGTTCAGGAAACAGGTGTGCCAGACGTTGTGCATATTCCGCCGGCGTCTCTGCGGGGTGTTGAGGCAGACCGGCAATATTGGCCAGCCAGCCCATCTCTGCATAGGCCGCAGCAGACAGGCGGAGACCGCGCAATTCGTGCGCAAGCCACAACCGGACACTGAGCATAATCAGGCCAATCCCCATCAGTATAACCAATACCACAGAGAACCAGCCGGTCAGTAGGCTACTGCCAGCCGCAGAGGGATTGTTCGCTGCTGTCGAGCTGGCAGCACCACTATTCACACCGCTGGCAGTGAGATCGTCCTCAAGCTCCTCGAAGCGACCTGGGTCGGGCACGGTGCCGCCGAAGCTGCCGGCAACTCCCTCTTCTTCCTCACCGAATGCTGATTGCAAAGGCCGCTCTGGAAGCGAGGTATAACTCGCCGCTGTTGGCTCAAACCGTTCCCAGCCAATACCGGGGAAGTAGACTTCGGGCCAGCTATGCGCAACGTTCTCGCGTACCAGGTAGATACCCTGTTCTGGGTCATAATCACCACTGGCGTAGCCACGCACCCACCGCGCCGGAACCCCAACCGAACGCAGCATCACCACCATCGCCGAGGCAAAGTAGTCGCAATAGCCGGCTCGCTGCTCGAAGAGGAACCAGTCGACCAGATCAACATTGCTGGGTGGAGGAGGGATGTCCTCGCTGTAGGTCAGGCGGCGTAGGTAATCCTGAATCGCAATCGCCTGATCGTAGGGTGTTTCGGCATTAGCTGCGGCAATCACCCGCGCTGCTTCAGCCCGCACGCGTGCCGGCAAGTCAGGCGGTAATTGCAGGTAGCGTTCCCGAACCCACTGCGGGTAATCGGTGCCGGCATTCCGCAGGCTCTGCACATCAGCAACCGAAACCAACGCCGTCACGGTATAGGTCGTTTCTGCACTGAGTGGCGTCAGCGAGGTGACCAGTGATACATCATCGTAAATCGGCGTGATACCGCCATTCTCGTCACGGCCAACCAGGTGCTCAACCTGAGCCGGCAAGCTGAATTGCACCGGTGTTCCACCAAAAGACAGCAGATCATCATTCCGCTCTTGGGCCAGCGTGATCGTTTGAGTAATCAATCGCCGCGCTCGCCGATCAGTCACCGGCAGCGTTTCACCGGCAGCCAGTGGCGTCCGCGCCTGTTCGGCAGTAGCGACACCCAGGGCCGAACGAGCCAATTCCCCCGTCGTATTAACCCAGCCCGAACCGTCGTAGCGATCAAACGCAACGGCTCGCCAGTATTCAAGGCGTGATGAGCGTACCGTCATCACTAGATCGAGACCCGGTGATCGCGCCCCACCGAGCGGCGCCGTGCGGGCAGTAAACGAGATGCTCCCGGCACCGGGTGGGGCATTAATGGTGCTAAAGGCATCTTCCCACGCGGCACGAGCCATGCGAAACGGGATGCGTAGCGTCTCCCATGTCTGCGCTGCACGTTCGCTGGTAATGGTTGAGGGAAGAAAAGCCGTTAGCAGGATGAGCACTACCCCCACAACTGTTGCTGCCCACATTGCGCGGAGGGGCAACAGGTCTGGATAATTGATCTGTTGAGCTTCCCAGGCAGCTCGACGCTGCATCACGTGGTGATACACCAGCAGCAACAAAGCACAGGCAATCAACACCAGTGCTTCTGTATCCGGTTTAGGCAGGACATAGGTATAGTTAACCAGAAATACCGTACCGTTCGCGATGACAGGCAGCCAGGGACGGCGTTGGCGAAAGACTGCCCACACTGTTGCGTAGACCAGCCACCACGAAAGAAAGGCAAGTGCAACAACAAACAGCACAATATCTTCGCCACGACCACCACTGGCGAGCACGCGGACCCAGCCAATAATCCGAATCACCAGCTCGGCAGCCTGATCGCGCCAACTGGTCAGGCGCTCATCGAGCAAGGGGCCGACCTGTTGCACAATCCAGACCCACGCCAACAGGAACGAGACCGTGTGGGCCGCCCAGCGATGAAGACGTTGCCAGTTTACCAACACCAGGCTAACCACGAACGCCATCGTGCCGACCGCGGGCAAAATCGACAGACCTGTGGCCCAGCCGGAGATAGCCAGGCTACGAATAACCGCACCGGTTAAAAGCCCAATCAGCCCAAGACCCGGTAGCATCCACCAGATGTTCAGCGAACTGGTTGAAACTGACAACGAAGAACGGTTCATACTTGCTATCCTAAAGCAGTGGACAGACGGGGAAATGCGTGTAACGTATTCTGCCAGAGCTGTGGTGCCAGAGCGTCCAGCGTCTGCCCACGCAGTTCAGCCAGTTTCTGCCCGATATATACCAGTCGACTCGGTTCATTGCGCTGCCCACGGTGTGGATGGGGACTGAGGTAGGGGCTATCGGTCTCGATCAACAGCCGATCCGCCGGTGCCAGACGAGCTACTTCGTGTAAGGCTACAGATTTGGGAAACGTCAGCGGGCCTGACAGCGAGAGATAAAAGCCCAATTCCAAACACTCCTGTGCAGCAGCCCAATCACCTGAGAATGAATGCATGATCCCCGGCCCACGGGCGGCATCGCGCAACACGGCAATCGTCTCGGCCATCGCATCTCGCGAGTGGATCACAACCGGCAAGCCCAGCTCACCGGCCAGCGCCAGTTGGGCACGAAACGCCGCATCCTGCTCACTTGGTGGCGATTTCATCCAGTAGTAGTCGAGACCAATCTCACCAATCGCGACCACCTTCGGATGGGCGGCCAGCCTGCGTATCTGGTCAATCCAATCGCCTGGCAGATCGTGCAGATGATTGGGCTGAATCCCAACAACCGCAAATACCGCCGGATGCGCATTCGCCAGCGCGACTGCCGCGTGACTGGATGCCAGATCGTAGCCAATCTCGATCATCGCTGCGACCCCGGCATCGATGGCCCGCAAGATGACCGCACTGCGAT
This genomic window from Chloroflexus aurantiacus J-10-fl contains:
- a CDS encoding Crp/Fnr family transcriptional regulator, translated to MNKSVVENLRRVELLSGLSDEELLQIATICKVRRLAGGQHVFNEGDEGDELFVIHEGCVRIVINTRGPDGTFTPSTINLLYSGQSFGEMVLLGGATRSATVVCVDPCVLLVIRERDFAALCERNPRIGYLVMRNMAADLAYKLRSSNLLLRGNIRWQQGELGKR
- a CDS encoding DUF4129 domain-containing protein yields the protein MVLVILMGIGLIMLSVRLWLARELRGLRLFAAAYAEMGWLANIAGLPQHPAETPAEYAQRLAHLFPEHATTIYGIATACVAERYRRGAVTRVPTEDRRQALRRTLTRYAIQTAFQRLWLPLRRGDRVGAGSQPAPTAPVYL
- a CDS encoding transglutaminase TgpA family protein — protein: MNRSSLSVSTSSLNIWWMLPGLGLIGLLTGAVIRSLAISGWATGLSILPAVGTMAFVVSLVLVNWQRLHRWAAHTVSFLLAWVWIVQQVGPLLDERLTSWRDQAAELVIRIIGWVRVLASGGRGEDIVLFVVALAFLSWWLVYATVWAVFRQRRPWLPVIANGTVFLVNYTYVLPKPDTEALVLIACALLLLVYHHVMQRRAAWEAQQINYPDLLPLRAMWAATVVGVVLILLTAFLPSTITSERAAQTWETLRIPFRMARAAWEDAFSTINAPPGAGSISFTARTAPLGGARSPGLDLVMTVRSSRLEYWRAVAFDRYDGSGWVNTTGELARSALGVATAEQARTPLAAGETLPVTDRRARRLITQTITLAQERNDDLLSFGGTPVQFSLPAQVEHLVGRDENGGITPIYDDVSLVTSLTPLSAETTYTVTALVSVADVQSLRNAGTDYPQWVRERYLQLPPDLPARVRAEAARVIAAANAETPYDQAIAIQDYLRRLTYSEDIPPPPSNVDLVDWFLFEQRAGYCDYFASAMVVMLRSVGVPARWVRGYASGDYDPEQGIYLVRENVAHSWPEVYFPGIGWERFEPTAASYTSLPERPLQSAFGEEEEGVAGSFGGTVPDPGRFEELEDDLTASGVNSGAASSTAANNPSAAGSSLLTGWFSVVLVILMGIGLIMLSVRLWLAHELRGLRLSAAAYAEMGWLANIAGLPQHPAETPAEYAQRLAHLFPEHATTIHGIATAYIAERYRRGAVTRVPTEDRRQALRRALTRYAIQTAFQRLWLPLRRGDRVGAGSKPAR
- a CDS encoding TatD family hydrolase, which gives rise to MKSTLRLIDTHLHLASEQFNEDRSAVILRAIDAGVAAMIEIGYDLASSHAAVALANAHPAVFAVVGIQPNHLHDLPGDWIDQIRRLAAHPKVVAIGEIGLDYYWMKSPPSEQDAAFRAQLALAGELGLPVVIHSRDAMAETIAVLRDAARGPGIMHSFSGDWAAAQECLELGFYLSLSGPLTFPKSVALHEVARLAPADRLLIETDSPYLSPHPHRGQRNEPSRLVYIGQKLAELRGQTLDALAPQLWQNTLHAFPRLSTALG